A window of the Thiomicrospira microaerophila genome harbors these coding sequences:
- a CDS encoding flagellar protein FlaG gives MDMVSVSSLASTTSIRPQLKSSLEEGLSPHFSEDFSRLASRDIASEKTREFSPVNQSLPSSEVDSFNDFLDQVNKLLQQRGASLFFEIDDEMKRPVLFIKDAETKEIIRQVPSDSFLDMSRKITDYLERSAATSMANQSASAIGLLTTAVV, from the coding sequence ATGGATATGGTTTCTGTTTCTAGCCTGGCAAGTACAACAAGTATTCGACCACAACTTAAGTCTTCATTGGAAGAGGGGCTGTCCCCTCATTTTTCTGAGGACTTTTCTCGTTTAGCTTCTAGAGACATAGCGTCTGAAAAAACTAGAGAATTCAGTCCTGTTAATCAATCGCTCCCATCAAGCGAAGTGGATTCATTTAATGATTTTTTGGATCAAGTGAATAAGCTATTGCAACAGCGTGGTGCCAGTTTGTTTTTTGAAATTGATGATGAGATGAAAAGGCCTGTTTTATTTATAAAAGATGCCGAAACTAAGGAAATCATTCGACAGGTTCCTAGTGATTCCTTTTTGGATATGTCGAGAAAAATTACAGACTATCTTGAACGCTCTGCGGCCACTAGTATGGCTAATCAATCGGCTTCCGCTATTGGTTTGTTGACTACGGCAGTGGTTTGA
- a CDS encoding flagellin, whose translation MSMVINTNMGAINAQRILDGTTREQTTSMERLTSGLRINKAADDAAGLAVVTGMKTQSIGTQMAIRNGNDSIGMIQTLDGATEEVVNMLQRMRELTIQSMNGTYNMDNRSQMQSEFTQLQKEIQRVADTTKFNGMNIMNASSFSGAVSASFAGTSAGALSVAGDLSTTFKAHVGWEGGSANRIAVPLMNFSTLSAINTAIGIGNSGISTFGSAIAKASVALSVIDANLSVIKNMRANWGALQNRLEYTVANLQNVDENINASRSRIEDADFAKESANLARTQVLQQAGMTMLSQSNQNAQQVMSLLR comes from the coding sequence ATGTCTATGGTTATTAACACAAATATGGGGGCAATCAATGCTCAGCGTATTCTTGACGGGACTACACGTGAACAAACCACATCGATGGAACGTTTAACCTCTGGTTTAAGAATCAATAAGGCTGCGGATGATGCAGCTGGCTTGGCAGTAGTGACTGGCATGAAAACCCAATCGATTGGTACCCAAATGGCAATTCGTAACGGTAACGATAGTATTGGTATGATTCAGACGTTGGATGGTGCAACAGAAGAAGTGGTGAATATGTTGCAGCGTATGCGAGAACTGACCATTCAATCGATGAACGGTACCTATAACATGGATAACCGTTCACAAATGCAGTCAGAATTTACGCAGTTGCAAAAAGAGATTCAACGTGTTGCGGATACCACTAAGTTTAACGGTATGAATATAATGAATGCCAGTTCGTTTAGTGGTGCGGTTTCAGCTTCATTTGCCGGTACTAGTGCTGGCGCATTATCAGTTGCTGGGGATCTTTCGACAACGTTTAAAGCGCATGTTGGTTGGGAGGGTGGAAGTGCAAACCGTATTGCGGTGCCTTTGATGAATTTCTCAACATTAAGCGCTATTAATACAGCTATCGGGATCGGTAATTCTGGAATTTCTACATTTGGCTCTGCAATTGCAAAAGCCTCTGTAGCACTTTCAGTTATTGATGCTAACCTCTCAGTCATTAAAAATATGCGTGCTAATTGGGGTGCTTTACAAAATCGCTTGGAATACACAGTTGCGAACTTGCAAAACGTAGATGAAAACATCAATGCCTCACGCTCACGTATTGAGGATGCTGACTTTGCTAAGGAAAGTGCAAACTTAGCGCGTACTCAGGTATTACAGCAGGCGGGTATGACGATGCTAAGTCAGTCCAATCAAAATGCGCAACAAGTTATGTCATTATTGAGATAA
- a CDS encoding flagellin produces the protein MAMVINTNMASLNAVRILDGTTREQSTSMERLTSGLRINKAADDAAGLAVSTGMTTQIIGTDMAIRNANDGIGLMQTLDGATEEVVNMLQRMRELTIQSMNGTYNNDNRMQMDSEVRQLQKEIHRIADTTKFNGMNIMNNSSFSAAAVSASFAGVSATQLSVAGGLSAAMRFHVGWEHGSANRIPVALMDFTTLSAAASALRLHAEGMSTFGSGVALASVALSVIDTGLSVIKNIRAYWGAIQNRVEYTISNLQNVNENISASRSRILDADFAKESANLARTQVLQQAGMSMLSQANQQSQQVMSLLQ, from the coding sequence ATGGCAATGGTAATCAACACAAATATGGCTTCATTAAATGCAGTACGCATTTTAGATGGCACGACTCGCGAACAATCTACCTCAATGGAGCGTTTAACTTCAGGTTTGCGCATTAATAAGGCTGCCGATGATGCGGCTGGTCTGGCGGTTTCAACTGGGATGACGACTCAGATTATTGGAACAGATATGGCGATCCGTAACGCTAACGATGGTATTGGTCTAATGCAGACGCTTGATGGTGCGACTGAAGAAGTTGTGAATATGTTGCAGCGTATGCGTGAGTTGACCATTCAATCAATGAACGGTACTTATAACAATGACAACCGTATGCAGATGGATTCTGAAGTCCGTCAACTGCAAAAAGAAATTCATCGTATTGCTGATACTACCAAGTTTAATGGTATGAATATTATGAATAATTCATCGTTTAGTGCCGCGGCGGTTTCAGCCAGTTTTGCGGGTGTTTCAGCTACTCAGTTATCAGTTGCTGGGGGGTTATCTGCTGCGATGCGATTCCATGTAGGTTGGGAGCATGGCAGTGCAAACCGTATCCCCGTTGCTTTGATGGATTTCACGACTCTAAGTGCAGCAGCTTCTGCATTACGCTTACATGCTGAAGGCATGAGCACGTTTGGTTCTGGCGTTGCTTTGGCCTCAGTTGCATTATCCGTTATTGATACCGGTTTATCTGTTATCAAAAATATTCGCGCTTATTGGGGTGCGATTCAAAACCGGGTTGAGTACACCATTTCTAACCTGCAAAACGTGAATGAGAATATCAGTGCATCGCGCTCAAGAATTTTAGATGCTGATTTTGCGAAAGAAAGTGCGAATTTAGCGAGAACACAAGTATTGCAGCAGGCTGGGATGTCAATGTTGAGTCAGGCGAATCAGCAATCACAGCAGGTGATGTCATTACTGCAATAA
- a CDS encoding flagellar protein FlaG, translating to MDIHNALTSPSTVAALKVEQHQASKELAVQLNRQPSELKVVSSNPLPRELGAGDFDHIDQMNQRLVEMGVGVTFAVDQDTGSSIVKVIDKTSNEVMKQFPSEDALRMMRNIQNYLDSATQTQLSDAKGLTGSLINEII from the coding sequence ATGGATATTCATAATGCCCTGACTTCTCCCTCTACTGTGGCGGCGCTGAAAGTTGAACAGCATCAGGCTTCAAAAGAGCTTGCAGTTCAACTGAATCGCCAACCCAGTGAATTGAAGGTTGTATCCTCAAACCCTTTGCCTAGAGAGCTTGGTGCGGGTGATTTTGATCATATTGATCAAATGAATCAGCGTTTAGTTGAAATGGGCGTCGGGGTGACTTTTGCAGTAGATCAGGATACTGGTTCGTCTATTGTAAAAGTTATAGATAAAACCTCCAATGAGGTGATGAAACAATTTCCGAGTGAAGATGCGTTGAGAATGATGCGTAATATTCAAAACTATCTTGATTCGGCAACACAAACACAACTTTCGGATGCAAAAGGTTTGACAGGAAGCCTAATCAATGAAATTATATAG
- a CDS encoding flagellin has translation MSMVINTNMGAMNAQRILDGTSREQSTSMERLTSGLRINKAADDAAGLAVVTGMKTQSIGTQQAIRNANDSIGMVQTLDGATEEVVNMLQRMRELSVQSMNGTYNDDNRKQMQSEFGQLQKEIQRVADTTKFNGMNIMNASSFGSAAVAATFAATSAGALSVAASNASAFKAHVGWEGGSANRIGIALLNFSTLSAIGAAVTLHSGISTYGSAVTLASTAMTAIDGSLSVIKNMQANWGAIQNRLEYTVANLQNVDENINASRSRIEDADFARESANLARTQVLQQAGMSMLSQSNQNSQNVLSLLR, from the coding sequence ATGTCAATGGTCATTAACACAAATATGGGTGCAATGAATGCTCAACGTATCCTAGATGGAACTTCTCGTGAACAGTCTACTTCGATGGAGCGTTTAACGTCAGGTTTAAGAATAAACAAAGCGGCCGATGATGCGGCTGGCTTGGCTGTTGTAACTGGAATGAAAACCCAATCGATCGGAACACAGCAAGCTATTCGTAACGCTAACGATAGTATTGGTATGGTGCAAACATTGGATGGTGCCACTGAGGAAGTGGTCAATATGCTTCAGCGTATGCGCGAACTTAGTGTCCAGTCAATGAACGGTACATACAATGATGATAACCGCAAACAAATGCAATCAGAGTTCGGCCAGTTACAAAAAGAAATTCAACGTGTAGCTGATACCACTAAATTTAACGGTATGAACATTATGAATGCGAGTTCTTTTGGTTCAGCAGCCGTAGCTGCTACTTTTGCAGCTACAAGCGCTGGTGCTTTATCTGTAGCCGCTTCAAATGCATCTGCATTTAAAGCGCATGTTGGTTGGGAAGGTGGCTCAGCGAACAGAATCGGTATTGCCTTGCTAAACTTTTCAACATTAAGTGCGATTGGCGCTGCTGTAACGCTGCACAGTGGTATTTCAACATATGGCTCGGCTGTCACATTGGCTTCGACAGCAATGACTGCTATTGATGGAAGTTTATCCGTTATCAAAAATATGCAGGCAAACTGGGGTGCGATTCAAAATCGTTTAGAATACACTGTAGCAAATTTGCAAAACGTGGATGAAAACATCAATGCTTCACGCTCGCGGATTGAAGATGCGGACTTTGCGCGTGAATCCGCCAACTTGGCACGTACTCAGGTGTTGCAACAGGCCGGTATGTCGATGTTGAGTCAGTCTAATCAGAACTCACAGAACGTCTTGTCATTGTTACGCTAA